A portion of the Anabas testudineus chromosome 22, fAnaTes1.2, whole genome shotgun sequence genome contains these proteins:
- the clec14a gene encoding C-type lectin domain family 14 member A isoform X1, whose product MIQTQTSVFGQSLPQRESKKMASRLYCCWTYLWIILFRSVSADSDSLPRYNISRYPANFDQATQNCSPGVLTTFATKQEISNILKLISDSVQGNFTFWIGLKKPKDACIFPHRPLRGFKWTEDGGEHSDVIHWAAEPQQTCTSVLCAALTGGFDRSAGSRWSLTAVTCKNKYHFICKLRDGLTRPMAENRETGVKTTTADPVPTTSEPKLETAAPPTPATQQRDLSTPEHRVPPSQGEPETDLNPTTGRELVGPDSGPGSGPALGSHLCEHPIIPEARSLSPDSDNNRVQVECWSNDLLELHCQGRPSVWRLPDESPANFTTICQKCEVGFKKDASAKCVDVDECGGGEAHCKHTCLNTQGSYRCVCADESGNAHEEDSPACLRSVTVEEGGPLRGVLVPVLVAVVALVVLVVIVTVIVKCCVMRRSKKKKAEKKAEKMAMKSKGGKESFITANEKTAK is encoded by the coding sequence ATTCAGACACAAACGTCTGTTTTTGGACAGAGTCTTCCTCAGAGGGAGTCAAAGAAGATGGCGTCCAGACTCTACTGCTGTTGGACTTATCTTTGGATCATCCTGTTCAGAAGCGTCTCTGCTGACTCGGATTCACTGCCACGCTACAACATCAGCCGCTACCCGGCAAACTTCGACCAGGCCACGCAAAACTGTTCCCCCGGTGTCCTTACCACATTTGCCACCAAGCAGGAAATCAGCAACATCCTCAAGCTCATCTCTGACTCAGTTCAGGGGAATTTCACCTTCTGGATCGGGCTGAAGAAACCCAAGGACGCGTGCATTTTCCCTCACCGGCCTCTCAGAGGGTTCAAGTGGACAGAGGATGGCGGGGAGCACTCTGACGTGATCCACTGGGCAGCAGAGCCACAGCAAACCTGCACCTCAGTTCTCTGTGCAGCACTAACAGGGGGGTTTGACAGGTCAGCAGGATCCAGGTGGAGTCTCACTGCTGTTACCTGTAAGAATAAATACCACTTTATCTGCAAGCTGAGAGATGGACTCACAAGACCAATGGCTGAGAACAGAGAGACCGGTGTTAAAACTACAACAGCAGACCCAGTACCAACGACATCTGAACCAAAACTTGAGACAGCGGCACCCCCTACACCTGCAACACAACAACGAGATTTATCTACACCTGAACATCGGGTTCCTCCCTCACAAGGAGAACCAGAAACTGACCTGAATCCCACAACTGGACGTGAATTGGTGGGACCTGACTCTGGTCCTGGCTCTGGACCAGCTCTAGGGTCACACTTGTGTGAACACCCAATCATCCCCGAGGCCCGCTCCCTCAGTCCGGATTCTGACAACAACAGGGTCCAGGTGGAGTGCTGGTCCAATGATCTGCTGGAGTTGCACTGTCAGGGTCGTCCTTCTGTGTGGCGTCTGCCAGATGAGTCTCCCGCCAACTTCACCACCATCTGCCAAAAATGCGAAGTTGGCTTCAAGAAAGACGCTTCTGCAAAGTGTGTGGATGTCGACGAGTGCGGCGGCGGCGAAGCCCACTGCAAACACACCTGTTTGAACACCCAGGGCTCCTACAGGTGTGTCTGCGCTGACGAGAGCGGGAACGCACACGAGGAGGACTCTCCGGCCTGCCTACGTTCAGTCACAGTTGAGGAAGGTGGCCCACTGAGGGGGGTCCTGGTTCCGGTGCTGGTCGCTGTGGTGGCGCTGGTGGTGCTAGTGGTGATTGTTACGGTGATAGTGAAGTGCTGCGTCATGAGGAggtcaaagaagaagaaggcggAGAAGAAGGCGGAGAAGATGGCGATGAAGAGTAAAGGCGGCAAGGAGTCCTTCATCACAGCCAATGAGAAGACGGCAAAATGA
- the clec14a gene encoding C-type lectin domain family 14 member A isoform X2, whose translation MASRLYCCWTYLWIILFRSVSADSDSLPRYNISRYPANFDQATQNCSPGVLTTFATKQEISNILKLISDSVQGNFTFWIGLKKPKDACIFPHRPLRGFKWTEDGGEHSDVIHWAAEPQQTCTSVLCAALTGGFDRSAGSRWSLTAVTCKNKYHFICKLRDGLTRPMAENRETGVKTTTADPVPTTSEPKLETAAPPTPATQQRDLSTPEHRVPPSQGEPETDLNPTTGRELVGPDSGPGSGPALGSHLCEHPIIPEARSLSPDSDNNRVQVECWSNDLLELHCQGRPSVWRLPDESPANFTTICQKCEVGFKKDASAKCVDVDECGGGEAHCKHTCLNTQGSYRCVCADESGNAHEEDSPACLRSVTVEEGGPLRGVLVPVLVAVVALVVLVVIVTVIVKCCVMRRSKKKKAEKKAEKMAMKSKGGKESFITANEKTAK comes from the coding sequence ATGGCGTCCAGACTCTACTGCTGTTGGACTTATCTTTGGATCATCCTGTTCAGAAGCGTCTCTGCTGACTCGGATTCACTGCCACGCTACAACATCAGCCGCTACCCGGCAAACTTCGACCAGGCCACGCAAAACTGTTCCCCCGGTGTCCTTACCACATTTGCCACCAAGCAGGAAATCAGCAACATCCTCAAGCTCATCTCTGACTCAGTTCAGGGGAATTTCACCTTCTGGATCGGGCTGAAGAAACCCAAGGACGCGTGCATTTTCCCTCACCGGCCTCTCAGAGGGTTCAAGTGGACAGAGGATGGCGGGGAGCACTCTGACGTGATCCACTGGGCAGCAGAGCCACAGCAAACCTGCACCTCAGTTCTCTGTGCAGCACTAACAGGGGGGTTTGACAGGTCAGCAGGATCCAGGTGGAGTCTCACTGCTGTTACCTGTAAGAATAAATACCACTTTATCTGCAAGCTGAGAGATGGACTCACAAGACCAATGGCTGAGAACAGAGAGACCGGTGTTAAAACTACAACAGCAGACCCAGTACCAACGACATCTGAACCAAAACTTGAGACAGCGGCACCCCCTACACCTGCAACACAACAACGAGATTTATCTACACCTGAACATCGGGTTCCTCCCTCACAAGGAGAACCAGAAACTGACCTGAATCCCACAACTGGACGTGAATTGGTGGGACCTGACTCTGGTCCTGGCTCTGGACCAGCTCTAGGGTCACACTTGTGTGAACACCCAATCATCCCCGAGGCCCGCTCCCTCAGTCCGGATTCTGACAACAACAGGGTCCAGGTGGAGTGCTGGTCCAATGATCTGCTGGAGTTGCACTGTCAGGGTCGTCCTTCTGTGTGGCGTCTGCCAGATGAGTCTCCCGCCAACTTCACCACCATCTGCCAAAAATGCGAAGTTGGCTTCAAGAAAGACGCTTCTGCAAAGTGTGTGGATGTCGACGAGTGCGGCGGCGGCGAAGCCCACTGCAAACACACCTGTTTGAACACCCAGGGCTCCTACAGGTGTGTCTGCGCTGACGAGAGCGGGAACGCACACGAGGAGGACTCTCCGGCCTGCCTACGTTCAGTCACAGTTGAGGAAGGTGGCCCACTGAGGGGGGTCCTGGTTCCGGTGCTGGTCGCTGTGGTGGCGCTGGTGGTGCTAGTGGTGATTGTTACGGTGATAGTGAAGTGCTGCGTCATGAGGAggtcaaagaagaagaaggcggAGAAGAAGGCGGAGAAGATGGCGATGAAGAGTAAAGGCGGCAAGGAGTCCTTCATCACAGCCAATGAGAAGACGGCAAAATGA